Part of the Methanothermobacter sp. MT-2 genome is shown below.
GATGAAAATTTTAAGCAAATCTATGAATAAAGTTGTCCAGAACAAGAAAAGGATAAGACCAAGCCAGATCATGGAAAAAACATATAAGATTCTTGTGAAAGTGGATGGGAACCTTTGTTCACCTATAATAGCCACTGGTAAAGCCAGTGAAACTAAAGCTGCCAGTTTTATCTCATTTATGCCCATCGCTGCTAGAACATGGAAATTTAACAGACCATAGCCTATGGTTAATATTAGTATGAAGAATAGGATTCCTATGATCTTTTTCACTTATATCACTAGATTAGGGAAGTTTCTGGTAGAAGTTTTACAAGGATGTAATCATACATCACTGAGGGTTTTATTTCAGCGATATCCTTTAGTTTATACTCGTATACTTTAACATTTTCTATGTCTTTATGGTAGCGTTCATAGTTTAGTTTGACTCTGACACCATCGAGTTGACTTGTAACTGGTGTCGGGGAATAAACGTTTCTTATGGCATGGACTTGATGTTCAATTTCGCTTTTAACAACTATTGGGGGGACAAGTGGCGGGTCCTCGGCCATTTCTCTCCTTCTGTTATCAAGGATTTCTTCAACAACCTTAACCAGTTTTTTCAAGGCTCTGATGTTTTCGCCTCTTTTAAGGCGTCTTGGTATCCTCCCGAAGCCGCTGATATATGCTGTTGCACCTGGAAGTTCCTCTACTTTGATTTTGGGCGCGCCTGTAACAACCACTGGCACATTTATACCCTCAAATAAGTGGACTTTCTCTTTTATACAATGTTTGAAGCTTCCAAGGGCGAAGATCGCCAGGTCATGTTCATTTATAAGTTGTTTCTCCTCCTCTGATATCCTTGATATCCCTTTACCAGCGCCCCTTGCTAATCCTATCATATTATCCTTTGCACCATACCTTCGAAGGTATTCTGCAATGTCACAAGCCGCATGCGGCAGATGATGTCTTGCAAGGGTGGGTGATACAACAGCAATCTCTGTACCGGCCATTGGAGCTATTTTAACTTCTCCCAGGAGTTCCTTGGCCTTTTCTTTAACTTTCTCCACGTCTTCTATCGGAACTGCTAATGTTAATATTAGATCCATTTGTAACATGTTCTCTTGGAGTACGAAACCTCCAAGGTCTTCGATGAGCTCCTCCATTTCCTCGTGGCGGTGCACACCACCAACATAGGTTAATGTTTCATACATAGTCTGTTCTCCAATATCCTGTATCTTAGCAGAGCCCTTTTAACAGGATCCAAGGGCAGGTTATAATGTGATGGGACTTTCACCGTCTTTTTATCCTCTTTTATTTGCATATAATCTGGGTAGACTATATAATCTGGGTTTTCTTTACTTATAGTATATCCCATGTCTTTGATGATATCTTTTAGGAAATTTGAATAAACTTTTACTTTTATGTTCTTATTTTTCTCTTTGAGTGTCTGGGGTTTATCCCACCATGGTGAACATACCGTAAATTTTATCTCGGAAAATGACCCATATTTTAGTTTATAAGGGGATAATCTTTTAATGGTTTCAAAGACAAGAGATAAGCTATCCTTGATTTGTGGGAATGTGTTCAACTTTAACCTAATAGCCCTTGAACGTGTTCTAGTCTCCGAGAGGGTTATTGCAAGGTCTGGATCTAGGCTATCTGGGTTTCTTGAAACGATATAATCTCGCACCCCTACAATGTCAAGTATACCTTTACACATTGGCGTGGTAACAATCCTCATAGTCCCCCACCACCCTTCCATTTATACATAATATCATAAATATTTTCTTAAAAAAAGCTTTTTGAGGGAGCGTCCCAGGGAATGAAGATCAAGTTAACCCATCAAAGATCAACCACAAGAGATCTTAGTATCATGGTAGACCTTTTAAGGGCCAGCACAACAATAACCATCGCATTAGATAAATTCAAGAAAATAATACCAGCCGAGAGCATATCAGAGGCCCTTAAAATTTCAAGGGAAACCGGCGGATTGCTTGCAGGTGAACGTGGCGGTGAAACCATCAATGGTTTCATAGGAAACTCACCAATCCAAATCCAAGATTATGCTGGTGAAACCCTAATCTTAACAACAAGTAATGGTACAAGGATACTTAAAAATTTAAAATCGAAAGCACTAATAGGATCCCTTATAAACGCCAGTGCAGTGGCCAGCGCAGCGATTGAACTTGCAAGTCATGAAATAGAAATAATCATGGCTGGTGTGAATGGCAGATTCGCTATTGAAGATTTCCTAGCAGCAGGAGAAATAATATATTATCTGAGAGATTATGAACTTGACGAGTTTGCGAAGGCCGCTCTCATGGCGGCAGATGACAAGAAAATGGTTGATGATGCCATACTAAATTCCAAATCCGCTCTAAAATTGAAAAAACTTGGATTTTTTGAGGATGTGGAATTTTCCATCCAAAGAAACATTTCAGAGAATGTACCTATCTATAATGGGGAACTAATAAAAAAATACAAAATATAATAATATAATAGTGATGGTTCATGGAACACTTAAAAATAATAGGAACAGCACACGTATCAAAAAAAAGCATAGAAGAAGTAAAAGAGATCATACGCACAGAAAAACCCGATGTAGTGGCTGTCGAATTAGATATTGGAAGATACCAGAAACTCATGAAGCAAAAGTTAGGCCTCCAAGAAGATGAACAATTTTCAATTAAAGACATTCTCAAAGGGGAGAACATAGGCCTCTTCCTCGTAACTGGACTCTTAACTTACCTGCAAAATAGGATAGGTGACGATCTAGGTGTGAAGCCAGGTTCAGAAATGTTAGCGGCCATTGAAGCCGCGGAAGAAATAGGTGCAAGGATAGCCCTCATCGATAGAGACATAAACATAACAATGCAAAGGATAATGGACTCCATGAATCTAGTTGAAAAATTAAAATTCTCATTTAATATCCTCGCATCCTTCTTCAAAAAAGATGAAATAGACGATATTGAAAACCTAAAGAGTGAAGACACACTACAAGAAGTAATGGAATACTTCAAGGACATCTCACCCAAAGCATACCACGTACTAGTAGATGAAAGAGACGCATACATGGCCAAGAGACTACTAGAAATCCCAGAAG
Proteins encoded:
- a CDS encoding methyl coenzyme M reductase II, operon protein C, yielding MYETLTYVGGVHRHEEMEELIEDLGGFVLQENMLQMDLILTLAVPIEDVEKVKEKAKELLGEVKIAPMAGTEIAVVSPTLARHHLPHAACDIAEYLRRYGAKDNMIGLARGAGKGISRISEEEKQLINEHDLAIFALGSFKHCIKEKVHLFEGINVPVVVTGAPKIKVEELPGATAYISGFGRIPRRLKRGENIRALKKLVKVVEEILDNRRREMAEDPPLVPPIVVKSEIEHQVHAIRNVYSPTPVTSQLDGVRVKLNYERYHKDIENVKVYEYKLKDIAEIKPSVMYDYILVKLLPETSLI
- a CDS encoding 2-phosphosulfolactate phosphatase is translated as MKIKLTHQRSTTRDLSIMVDLLRASTTITIALDKFKKIIPAESISEALKISRETGGLLAGERGGETINGFIGNSPIQIQDYAGETLILTTSNGTRILKNLKSKALIGSLINASAVASAAIELASHEIEIIMAGVNGRFAIEDFLAAGEIIYYLRDYELDEFAKAALMAADDKKMVDDAILNSKSALKLKKLGFFEDVEFSIQRNISENVPIYNGELIKKYKI
- a CDS encoding TraB family protein — protein: MEHLKIIGTAHVSKKSIEEVKEIIRTEKPDVVAVELDIGRYQKLMKQKLGLQEDEQFSIKDILKGENIGLFLVTGLLTYLQNRIGDDLGVKPGSEMLAAIEAAEEIGARIALIDRDINITMQRIMDSMNLVEKLKFSFNILASFFKKDEIDDIENLKSEDTLQEVMEYFKDISPKAYHVLVDERDAYMAKRLLEIPEDNVIAVVGAGHKKGIKHYLENPDQIPPADELLTFKPSNPTKKKLLLIIPLLLVVPFILAFFSGVNIQGDILKFILLTGGLASIGSLVAGSKIKSALIAFLVAPITVLHPLLAAGWFAGLMEAKLRRVSLKDLERLNRCDSFHDLWKNNLFRVLLVVAGANIGCTIGTFLTIPQIIIPMISKIIGAG